The Burkholderiales bacterium genomic interval GGGCCTCGCGCGTTTCCTCCGGAAACACTTTGCCGTCGTAACGCGCGGCCGCCATCTCGCCGAGATACAGCTCCATCCAGTGGATCTTGCGTTTCCCGCCGTAACTTTGCTCGACTGCTGCGTCCCACACGCGCAAGCAGGCGCGCATGATGTCGGGGCCGATGCCGTCGCCCTGGATAAAGCCGAGGACGGGATTATCCGGAACCTCGAGCTTGCCGTTTTCGACGCTGATTTTTTGGCCGGAAGTGGGGAAAAAGATGTGCTGATAAGCCATGTTGGTCTGCCGCAGGCAAAGTTTAATTATAGCCGCAACAGGAATGCGCAACTTCGCAGGAACTTCGAAAAACAAACGGCGGCTCGTTTTGCGAACCGCCGTTAATCATTCTGCCGCTACTACGCGCCTAACGCCAAAGCGTCGATTCAAAATGGCGGACAGAGAGCTCGCCGTGTTTCGTGATATGCAGGCGATGCAGAAACAGCATTTCGTCGAGCACCTCAGTTGGAAAACCCTGCCGTCCACCGCGGTCGTCGACGATCAATTTGTTAATGTAATCGATGAACTCCGGGCAACCCCACATCAGCGTGATGTTGCGCGCGACATGCGGAAATCTCTTTTCGACTTCCGAAAGAATTTTCATAGCGACCGCCTCCCTTGACGATATGCGCCACGCGAAAGGTGGCGCTCGAAGGAGTTAGCAATGGCTATGCCGGGCGATGCGACGATTCGACAAGTTAATTCGCGCCTGTCTACGGTCAGGAAAATCCAATCGGTTGTCCCTGGCCTTCCCGGGCGGCGATCGAATCGGACGTCCGAATCTCGGCTCGGGCGGCGAAGTCGCGACAGGCGGTGCGTATAGACTCCAAGGAGACTACAAGGTTGCTGCGACAAGTTGGCGCGCCCTACTGGATTCGAACCAGTGACCTTTGGCTTCGGAAACCAACACTCTATCCAACTGAGCTAAGGGCGCATTCCGCGGGAAAGCTTAGCGTTTTTCGTTTGCAGCGTCTACGCGCGTTCTGCAGGGCGGCCCCGTATCGCGGTATAATTCAGTTTTTTTTTCAAGAGGTTCCCGGTGAACGAATCCAACGATGAACACACATCGCCGATCAAGACGCCGAAGCAGCTACTGATGGTCGTGCTCGCCGCCTTTCTGGTGCCGATAATCGGGATTTCGCTGCTTGCGGCGCTGGTTACGAGCGAGTCGAAAATCGATCCGGATTCGTCGGCAATGTCTGATCAAGCTGTCGCTAAACGTCTGAAACCGATCGGCGAAGTTGTGGTGACCGAGGGGGTCGGGGAAAAGAACGCTGGCGCGCCCGCCAAATCTCCAACGGCCGCGGCGAGCGCTAAATCACCTGCCCCAGCACCCGCCAAGGCGCCGGAATCGGCGGCGGCCATTCCGGCGCAGCCTGTCACTGCGCACACAGAAAATACCGCCAGCGCCAAGCCTGCTGCGGCCGCGGGTAAATCGGTCTATGACGTGTATTGCGTTGCCTGCCACGCAAGCGGCGTGGCAGACGCACCGAAATTTGGTGATAAGGCAGCGTGGGCGCCCAGGATCCAAACCGGTATCGAGTCCCTGTATGCAAGCGCACTGAAAGGCAAAGGCGCCATGCCGCCAAAAGGCGGCAATGTCTCGCTGCCTGATGCCGACGTCAAAGCCGCCGTCGATTATCTCGTCAACCAGGCAAAGTAGAGCACCACCAATGCGCATGCTGAAGCCTGGACCTGACGTTCCGACGTGGCGACTTACGCGATAGGGGATATCCAGGGCTGTTACAGCGCGCTGCGAAAGCTGCTCGCGGCAATCTCTTTCGATCCGGAACATGATCGTCTCTGGCTGGTCGGCGACCTCGTCAATCGCGGGCCGCAGTCGCTTGCCACGCTACGCTTTGTCAGGGGCTTGGGCAAAGCGGCAGTCACGGTTCTCGGCAATCACGATCTCCATCTATTGATGGTTGCCAACAATCTCGCAAAGCCGAAACGCAGCGATACGCTCGTCGAGATTCTCGTGGCGGCGGACCGCGACGAACTTCTGTGCTGGCTGCGCCAGCAACCGCTGCTCCACGTGGACGGCGCTTACGCGATGGTGCACGCCGGTTTGTTGCCTTCGTGGAGTCTGGAAAAAGCAATGTCGTTAGCGCGCGAGGCGGAGGCGGCTTTGCGCGCAGACGATTACCGCGACTTCCTGGCTGAGCTGTACGGCAATCAGCCCGATGGGTGGAGCGACGAACTGCCCCCCGTAGCGCGGCTGCGCGTCGTCGTCAATGCATTCACGCGCCTGCGCTTGTGTACGCAAGACGGAAGGATGGAATTTTCACACAAGGCCGAACCGGAAAAGGCGCCGCCTGGTTATATGCCGTGGTTCGACGTGCCGGATCGGGCGAGCCAGACCGCCACGATCATTTTCGGCCATTGGTCGGCTCTTGGACTTCGCATGCGGCCGAATCTGCTGGCGCTGGATAGTGGATGCCAGTGGGGCGGCTCGCTTTCGGCGGTTCGACTTGATGATCGCCAAGTGTTTCAGGTTGGCTGCCAGGCTGGAGCCCATTAGCCGAAAGTCGCAAGGCGGCGATAATCTGATCACGCGCCTTCCGGGCAAGCTCACTTCGACTCAGTCCTGCTGTTTCAATCGTTTCGGTAAAGGTCAATTCCGCGACGGTACGCGGTTGATTGGCAATCGCGCACACCGATTCGAAGAACCCGGTTTCGCCGGCATAATTAACCTCCGTGCAAGGGCTGCCATCGGGCCGCAGGTAGCGAATCCCGACCGGCCACAGTTGTGCGCCGGAAATGAGCGAGGCCTGCAGCAGCGATGCATGAAACGTCGCAACCCTCCCACCTTCGGTCGTCATTCCCTCCGGAAATACAGCGACGACTTCACCCGATTTCAGCAGGTCGATCATCTCGTCGTTGATGCGTTTCACGTCCGCCCGCGTGCTCCGCGCTATGAATAAAGTGCCGGCTTTTTCGCATAACCATCCGAGCACGGGCAACCACGGAACCGGCCACGACCGCACCTCTGATTTTGAAACGAAACGCGACGGGCACGCTGCCAGAATCGCGAAAATGTCGAGCCAGGAAACGTGGTTGGCGACGAGCATGACGGGCTCGATAAGGGCTTCCGGCGCGGTGCGAGCGCGCGGCGGGCTGCCGGCTCCGTCGACCTTCAGCTCAACCCCAAGGATCGCCAGCAGTTTTCCGGACCAGCTTTGAATCAGCGCGCGTTCACGTCGTTTTGCCGCCCACGGAAAAACAAAACCCGCTGTCGCTACACCTTGCAGCAGATGCAGCGTCAGGCGGGCCAGGCGAAACAGGGAAAGCGGTCGGATGTGGCGAAACCTGTTTGGCCGGGAAATAACCCGCTGTACTTCAGTGGGCGACGCGCGT includes:
- a CDS encoding symmetrical bis(5'-nucleosyl)-tetraphosphatase — protein: MATYAIGDIQGCYSALRKLLAAISFDPEHDRLWLVGDLVNRGPQSLATLRFVRGLGKAAVTVLGNHDLHLLMVANNLAKPKRSDTLVEILVAADRDELLCWLRQQPLLHVDGAYAMVHAGLLPSWSLEKAMSLAREAEAALRADDYRDFLAELYGNQPDGWSDELPPVARLRVVVNAFTRLRLCTQDGRMEFSHKAEPEKAPPGYMPWFDVPDRASQTATIIFGHWSALGLRMRPNLLALDSGCQWGGSLSAVRLDDRQVFQVGCQAGAH
- a CDS encoding cytochrome c5 family protein — encoded protein: MVVLAAFLVPIIGISLLAALVTSESKIDPDSSAMSDQAVAKRLKPIGEVVVTEGVGEKNAGAPAKSPTAAASAKSPAPAPAKAPESAAAIPAQPVTAHTENTASAKPAAAAGKSVYDVYCVACHASGVADAPKFGDKAAWAPRIQTGIESLYASALKGKGAMPPKGGNVSLPDADVKAAVDYLVNQAK